From a region of the Nitrospira sp. genome:
- a CDS encoding membrane integrity-associated transporter subunit PqiC translates to MMKDRLIQVACALLIVTAAGCLSLGKDSQEIRTYQLSLDGWHSAGRPDGSNGPVLLVSPPQPEPGFETQRMVYVKRPYELDFYAVNQWADTPVRMLTPLMVEVLSRSGVWHSVIPLPNSIRGDYRLDTYGFSLQQEFFQQPSRVRVSIRTQLVDLKESEIVSTRAFEAVENAPSENAYGGVLAANRAVAALLDQVGSWLGQCVQHSSECGR, encoded by the coding sequence ATGATGAAGGATCGGTTAATACAAGTCGCGTGTGCGCTCTTGATAGTAACCGCAGCCGGCTGTCTATCACTCGGCAAGGATTCTCAGGAGATTCGTACGTATCAGTTGAGCCTTGATGGCTGGCACAGCGCGGGCCGGCCTGACGGGAGCAACGGCCCGGTGTTGCTCGTGAGTCCGCCCCAACCGGAGCCCGGATTTGAAACGCAACGCATGGTGTACGTCAAACGTCCGTACGAACTGGACTTCTATGCCGTGAATCAATGGGCCGATACCCCGGTGCGCATGCTCACGCCGTTGATGGTTGAGGTGCTTAGCCGGAGTGGGGTGTGGCATTCCGTGATTCCACTGCCAAATTCGATCCGCGGAGACTATCGCCTGGATACCTATGGATTCTCCCTGCAACAGGAGTTTTTCCAGCAACCGAGCCGAGTCAGGGTGTCGATCCGCACACAATTGGTCGATCTCAAAGAATCCGAAATCGTGAGCACGCGGGCTTTTGAAGCGGTGGAGAATGCTCCGAGCGAGAACGCCTATGGAGGTGTGCTGGCTGCCAACCGAGCGGTTGCCGCCTTGCTTGATCAGGTCGGCTCATGGCTTGGGCAATGCGTGCAGCACTCGTCGGAATGTGGCCGTTAG
- a CDS encoding MCE family protein, with translation MEPKVNYILVGSFVAFLGAAVLAGILWLGKTDYRGSYDRYLAYMRESVAGLSVNSTVKYRGVDVGRVKAIALSPDNPEEVLLTMEIVRGTPIKTDTIAVLETQGLTGLATVNLTGGSREAPSLQAQEGQAYPVIKTGPSLFFRLDEAVSRLLSEEGLAQLLVDLDTAAKGAAKVLDEENRVLLKKTIKDLADVAQAVAAHKTQIEQSLDGAARSADNLVKLTASLNAQVPTLLAGINKSVVALGTATDELARTSKTVGTVVNEARPELQQFTRRTLPEAGSLVTELRQLTSTLTRVARDFEREPSSLVFGRKTPPRGPGE, from the coding sequence ATGGAACCAAAGGTCAATTATATTCTGGTCGGCTCGTTCGTCGCGTTTCTCGGAGCGGCTGTCCTAGCCGGCATTTTGTGGCTGGGAAAGACGGATTACCGAGGCTCTTACGACCGGTACTTGGCCTATATGCGGGAGTCGGTCGCAGGATTGAGCGTGAATTCTACCGTCAAGTATCGGGGCGTCGATGTAGGCCGGGTCAAGGCCATTGCCTTAAGCCCGGACAATCCGGAAGAAGTTCTGTTAACGATGGAAATAGTGCGCGGAACGCCGATCAAGACCGACACGATCGCCGTCCTGGAGACCCAGGGGCTCACGGGTCTTGCAACGGTCAATTTGACCGGAGGAAGCCGAGAGGCTCCTTCGTTGCAAGCCCAAGAGGGGCAAGCCTATCCGGTCATCAAGACCGGTCCATCCCTGTTCTTCCGCTTGGATGAAGCCGTCTCTCGTTTACTTTCTGAAGAAGGTCTGGCCCAACTCTTGGTCGATCTTGATACGGCGGCGAAGGGGGCGGCGAAGGTTTTGGATGAAGAAAATCGCGTGCTGCTCAAGAAGACGATCAAGGACCTCGCCGATGTCGCGCAGGCTGTCGCGGCTCATAAGACGCAGATCGAGCAAAGTCTGGACGGTGCCGCCAGAAGCGCCGACAACCTTGTCAAGTTGACGGCCTCGCTCAATGCGCAGGTTCCGACCTTACTCGCGGGGATTAACAAGAGCGTCGTCGCGCTGGGCACTGCGACGGACGAACTGGCTCGGACCAGCAAGACCGTGGGAACGGTCGTCAATGAGGCCAGACCCGAACTGCAACAGTTCACGCGGCGGACTCTTCCAGAAGCCGGCTCATTGGTCACGGAACTGAGACAGCTCACGAGTACGTTGACTCGGGTGGCGAGGGATTTTGAACGAGAGCCGAGCTCTCTGGTATTTGGACGAAAGACGCCGCCCCGCGGTCCGGGGGAGTAA
- a CDS encoding ATP-binding cassette domain-containing protein, translating to MNAETPVIEVNHVATKLGQAVVHEDVSLSIRRGEIFAIAGGNGSGKTTLLREIIGLITPSAGTIRLFGLDSRRLETGNGHPVHRRFGVMFQHGALFSSFTLAENVAVPLREHTTLSAGLIRDMVAAKIAMVGLPPDSAAKYPNELSGGMRRRAALARAIIMDPELLFLDEPTAGLDPIIAAGFDDLVLSLKSLLGLTVVMVTHDLDSLWRIANRVAVLGRGKVLGVGSMQELSRSDDPVVREYFHGPRGRAASEQAAWNHRELQP from the coding sequence ATGAATGCAGAGACACCGGTCATCGAAGTGAACCATGTCGCGACGAAGCTTGGACAGGCTGTCGTGCATGAGGACGTCAGTCTGTCCATTCGCCGGGGTGAAATTTTCGCGATTGCCGGAGGCAACGGGTCCGGCAAGACCACATTGTTACGGGAAATCATCGGTCTGATCACTCCCTCGGCTGGAACGATACGGCTGTTCGGATTGGACAGCCGGCGATTGGAAACGGGCAATGGCCATCCGGTCCACCGCCGATTCGGTGTGATGTTCCAGCATGGCGCACTGTTCAGCTCATTCACGCTGGCGGAGAATGTCGCGGTCCCGCTGAGGGAGCATACGACACTGAGTGCGGGGCTGATCCGCGACATGGTTGCCGCCAAAATCGCGATGGTAGGATTGCCGCCGGACAGCGCCGCGAAATATCCCAACGAGCTGAGTGGTGGCATGCGGAGGCGGGCTGCACTCGCCCGGGCGATCATCATGGATCCGGAATTGTTGTTTCTCGACGAGCCGACGGCCGGACTCGATCCGATCATCGCGGCTGGATTCGACGATCTCGTGCTCTCGTTGAAGAGTCTCTTGGGATTGACGGTGGTCATGGTCACGCACGATCTGGATTCGCTATGGCGTATCGCCAATCGTGTGGCCGTCCTGGGCCGTGGGAAGGTGTTGGGTGTTGGAAGCATGCAGGAATTGTCCCGATCGGACGATCCCGTCGTCCGCGAATACTTCCACGGACCACGCGGGAGGGCGGCGAGCGAACAGGCGGCGTGGAATCACCGGGAACTTCAGCCGTGA